The following is a genomic window from Schistocerca gregaria isolate iqSchGreg1 unplaced genomic scaffold, iqSchGreg1.2 ptg001104l, whole genome shotgun sequence.
TCTCCTGACCGCTTCTATCTCCGTCATTCAGAGATCTCTCGCACAACCGATTCTTCGTACATATACCTTTAGAACTCCTAAAAACTAATAATATTAAATACCTGTATCGTATTCTCCCCTTTCCGGACGATTTCATCTATTCCTCGCTATATGTCACCTCTCACTCCTCCTCTCGTGGCCACTCTAGAAATCTAGGGCACAACAAAATTTTTGGATCTTTCCCCATCGAACACGTATTATATATCCCTTCCATCGTATATCTGTGCGTTCTCCTCTCCACTTCTTCATTCACGTTTCCCTCTCACGTTTCTATCTTCAACAAACAATATATAGCGATATCTCCTATAACGGTCTTGTCGGCCCCCTTCCTCATTTTTCCCATCAGATCAATCTACGTTATCTGTACTTATCTCGTCCATTCGAATCTCGTCTTTTTCATCTACCCTCTTCCTGACATTGTTCCTTTTTCTTCCTCTCTCCCAGGTACCTTCAAAACAACCATCTCACCATTGACTGTAACAACTCAAGAATCGATCCCATCTACCTATCTCCTCACACCTGGTATGCAAACCTCAAAAACTCGTCCCTTTCTCTCCCCCTAAATACAACCATATTAAATTTAACTCACTTTTCATCCTTTCACCAACAACCTTCAGTGATGTGAGCAACAATGACATCTCTGTCACAAACTGTCCTTTCCGCTGCAATATTTCTGTAAAATAGACTCTATGTATTACAACGAGAACAATGACCGTGCATAAGACAAATAGAATGCTAGCATACACGTGGTGCTGACTTCAATAACAAAACGCTATAGACCTCTATTTTTAATCATACACACAATATCCTAACAGCAAACTTCAATGTGTGTCCAAGCAGTAACGCTATATCTGTTCAATACTAGCACCACACTTGTGCCTACATACACTTGGTGGCAATCACGATACAGCATGAATGCCTCATCGTATGTACTGGAAACACAATGCGTATATACGAATAATACGTGCATCTATGTATCTAACAACTACATACGTGTACTATGCATGTCTTCCACAATGGCATTATGAATACACATGCATAATGTGTCCCTGAGTGAAATAAAAGCAGGCTGAACGCGTCCCCGTATATGCCGCGACGAAGGCGGATATAAATtgtaattacagataaaattagaTGTTAATATATGTTCACGCATATAGAAGGTGCGGAATATATGGACGAAAGGAGGGGGTAAGATTCGAAATGATATAGGATCGATACACCAAAGTAAATAAAAGCTGTAGATTTAGAAAGGGTTTGATGTGCTAGCATATATTCGGTATCGTGACATCAATTtcattgaagataaatgtaatcagAAGAGTCAGGTCAATTAGCTTCTCGAAGAAAATGTGTGGGAGGGAGCCGAACATTGTAAATACAGAATTTATGCAAAATATCTAAGAGAGGATAATAAAAATGGTCTTAGTAAAAAAATCGGTGAGGTGTTTTTTGAACTTATTAGGTAGAGGTTAGGTATCTGTAAGAAATAGAGAAAAAATATCCAGAGAAGGGTTGTTCAAGGGGTTGAAAGTTGGTATTCGAAGAATTGATTAAAATGTATTTCGTATTTCGTTTTGGGGAATTGAATTTTACAAaaataatctcttcttcagttgacAAAACCTTTGCTTTGATACAAATTAATCGTTCAAGATAACGAATATCTGCAATTACCAACATAGTATCGTGCTGTATCATCTCACCGTAAATGAATCATGAGCATAACAACATATGGTTAGTATAATGCAGAGTTGACATTTTTCCTTCAGGGCCTCAAGCTCTCAACAACCTACCCCTCAAATAGAATCGCAGCTTGTAAATCGCACCCTATCACCTTGTGCATGAGTTTTCCTGATGCGATTCAGCTCTTTGAATGAGAAAATACTGTCAAATTTCAGTTGATTAAAAAAGCGTACTTTAACAAAAAACGGTTATAGGCTTCCCTTCGGCCGTTCTCGACCAAGTGTTTTTTTTCCTATAAACTAATTCACTAATGTTgtaaaattctcattctggaaattaagcTGGTTATTGTTTAGGGTATGCACCCGCTCTATAAAAATACAATAACGTTTGTAGACTAGGCTGTATTTGTATTTTACAAATTATGAACCAACTTCCACACCTTTTTTTAGCTCTGTTTTAGTGCAGCAATGTTTGTTGATGAAGAACACAAAAGGGAATCCGCTATTTTATCACAAAACTAAGGTTACTCGTCAATCATACAGAAATTGGTGCCTTCTCTTTTCTTCGTTTTAATATTTGGTACTCGGAACGCATGGAGTTAACATCAAGTTGCAATACGACGTGGCCAATATTAGATATTCTAAGCAGATGTCTAAAATTTTTGTCTGCATGTAATTTTAACGAATAAATAAGTTCTGAGAAGGCTGATTACGAATATGCTCAATTTCAGTTCTCAAAACTTAATAGAAGAAAGCCATTTGCTCCCGGTGTAAAAACTTTTTTTGGATGAATTTTCGATGCCATATTTTAGACATTTGTATCTTGATTACCCTTTTATAAAAGGTGATCAAAGGCATGCAATTCAAGAAAACTTAAAGCCAGTATCGGAAAAGTCAGATGACTTAAAAAAATTAAGCGAAAAttttttcattattcatttatCATGCCTTGCAACCAGAGTATACAATCCCAAAGTCAGTCATGCTCACATGGGTACGAATATATATTTTAGACTATATCTGTTTTACCATGGAGTAATTAAGCATGTGAGTTTCATATGAGAATAGCATTTTATACGTCAGCGTCTACCATGTATTATTCAAATGTTGTGATTATACTTTTCTCACACTTAAAGCTCTATAAATTGAAATTTTTCATGTTCGAAATATGGGAGGATAAAGAAATAGGAATATGGATAAGATTTTGTTCTAAGAAAACGACAAAATCAGATAGATTTAACTAATATATTTAGTATAAAATTGGCAGGTTCTTGTACATGTGAATAGTTTTTGCTGACCACTATTGTTTTTCTCTTTTGAAGATGCATGAAGAAGACTCATGTAATTGTCCCTCGAATAGGGTGCCCAGCTCCGGACTTTAAGGTCACTGCTTTGATGCCTAACAAAGAATTCAAAGAAATTTCCTTGTCTGACTACAAGGGCAAGTGGCTTGTTTTGTTCTTCTATCCTCTTGATTTTACGTTCGTGTGTCCGACTGAAATCACgtcgttcagcgatgaatcgcataGGTTTGAAGAACTCAACGTATCAGTCCTTGGTGCATCTATCGACTCGAAATTTTCCCATTTAGCGTGGACAAATAAGCCCAGAAATGAGGGCGGACTTGGAGACATTAAGATTCCCATTTTGTCTGATCTAAACAAGACGGTTGCTCATGCATATGGCGCACTCTATCTGGATACTGGTCACACCCTGCGTGCATCCTATATTATTGATGACAAGGGTATTTTGCGTCATATAGCTTTCAACGATCCTGGTGTCGGACGCAGTACTGAGGAAATGCTTCGTTTAGTGGGAGCATATATAGAGACCGACAAGCATGGAGAAGTCTGTCCTGCCAACTGGAATAAAGGGAaaaagaccataactccaggtaacAGCAAAGAATACTTTTCGTCGCTACCATAATGGGTCTTGGATgatttttctattgtcttctgaacatggaaaagaataataaaataaaaaaagtttctatAAATAGCAGTTGAAATTTTATGAACTTTGAGTGGTACTGATTTTAGAAAGAGAAGTGGTGTATTAGTGATTTTATAGAACGAGGCGCTGAGTTTTTCGGAGGTCGACGGTAGTACAGAAGATTATTTGAGGTCGTTTGGAGAGTCTTTTTTGGTGATCTGAGAATCTTAGCTGTATACGTATCAAGAATctgcactttttttcttaaaaatacgTTGATATTGTGTGGAGAGATACGTCATTGTCGAGTATACAACTTTTTGCTGTGAAGTGTTTGACGCGTGCATTTAAAGCTTTGACTTGAACGCGAATTTTTTCCCGGTGATGAGAATTGACGAGGTTATAGTGGTTATGGCAGAAAGCGTAAACCATGTCATGGCATAATTCAAGTGGTTGTCTGAAAGTGGTTCTTGTGCCTGTCCACCAACAGGCAATCCGCCCGGGTTTTCAGGAGTTTTCATAGCATTGAGCATGATTGGCTCAGAACCGGTATAACGTGCCATTGCCTGTACGTCGGCCCAATACCATTGATTTAAGATTGGATTGTTTTCAGGCATTAGAAGGCGTTTTGGACATATGGGTTGAAGCGTTCCTGTTACGCTTACTATTCCACTGACTTGTCCTTTCTCTCTTTCGCGTGGCATCTTTTTATTGGATGGCACCCATCCACGATTAACCAGAATGCGCGTTTTTTCGTCTATCTGAAATGGAGTGATAACATGAAGGCCGTTCTTTCCCTGATAAATACGTGGAACGACGTGAAGTTCTTCCTCGTGTAGAAAACGGCCCTGTGCTTCGATTGGTGTGTATCTGTGTTTTTCAGAAAATGCAACAAGGTCGGCTTCTTGATCGAGCATGTCTATGTTCATTCGGATAGGTGCTTTGCCGAGGTTTTCTTCCCGAAGTTTGATGAGATTTTGCTTCCACCGGTGGCGATATATTTGCCAAACGCCCAATCCGAACGTCGAAATCGGAATGAGACACGTTGCGTATTTCCAGCGCAATGTACTAGATTTTCCAGGTATTCTTCCTCCAGCACGATTCGATTTAGGTGATATCGGTGAAGGACCGAATGACATCAGATATTCATTTATTCGATCAGGCCCCAGACTGGGCCGAGAAAAACTCAAAATCTCAACGAGCCTTTGGAATGGTCCTGTGTATAAT
Proteins encoded in this region:
- the LOC126328223 gene encoding peroxiredoxin-1-like, with protein sequence MPCNQSIQSQSQSCSHGCMKKTHVIVPRIGCPAPDFKVTALMPNKEFKEISLSDYKGKWLVLFFYPLDFTFVCPTEITSFSDESHRFEELNVSVLGASIDSKFSHLAWTNKPRNEGGLGDIKIPILSDLNKTVAHAYGALYLDTGHTLRASYIIDDKGILRHIAFNDPGVGRSTEEMLRLVGAYIETDKHGEVCPANWNKGKKTITPGNSKEYFSSLP